DNA from Xanthomonas hyacinthi:
GCTTCCAACCATGCTTCTTGGCCAACGCCGCACCCACTGCCGCGGCGGTGCGGGTCTCGCGGAACGCCTTGAGCTGCGCCGGCGGCACCTCGTACTCGCTGTAGACGTCGAAGAAGTTCGGCGCCACCGAGAAGTTGGGGAAGAAGTTCTTCGGGTCGCGGTAGATGCCGCCGAACCACATCGCGTAGGTGACCTTCTTCACGCCCGGCACCGATGCGATCTGCGATTGCAGGCTGACCGGCAGAGACTGGGTGATCGACAAGCGCGAGGACACGATCAGCCGGTTGGCGCCTTCGACGCTGCCGCCGGAGTTGAACGCCACGCGCACCGAGTCGAGCATGCCGAACAGCAGGAACGCGGCGACCACCGACAGCAGGGTGAGCAGGGTGCGGGTCTTGCTGCGAAACAACTGCGCCCAGATCAACGAAAAATATTTCATGTTCGATCCTCCAGGGGACGGTAGGCCGGGGCGTGGAATGCGCGTCCAGGCCCGCGGCGCTGCGACAGCGGCCGGTTCAATGCGCCACGAGCGGCGCGTTGGCCAGCTCGCCCTTGTCCAGGTGCACGGTGTGGCTGGCGTACTCGGCGGCCTTGGGGTCGTGGGTGACCATGATGATGGTCTTGCCGTGTTCGCGGTTGAGCTGCTGCAGCAGCTGCAGGATCTCCTCGGCGGCGTGGCGGTCGAGGTCGCCGGTGGGCTCGTCGCAGATCAGGAAGGTGGGGTCGGAGACGATGGCGCGGGCGATCGCCACGCGCTGCTGCTGGCCGCCGGACAGTTCGTTGGGGCGGTGGCTGCGGCGGTCGGCCAGGTTGACCAGGGTCAGTGCGATCTCGGCGTTGCGCTTGCGCTGGGCGGCGTTGAGGTTGGTCAGCAGCAGCGGCAGTTCCACGTTCTTCTGCGCGGTGAGCATGGGCATGAGGTTGTAGAACTGGAACACGAAGCCGACGTGCTGGCTGCGCCAGGTGGACAGTTGGCCGCCGCTCATGCGGTCGATGCGTTCGCCTTCGATCTCGATCTCGCCGCCGCTGGGGGTATCCAGGCCGCCGATCAGGTTCAGCAGGGTGGTCTTGCCGGAGCCGGAGGGACCCATCAAGGCGACGAAGTCGCCGCGTT
Protein-coding regions in this window:
- a CDS encoding ABC transporter ATP-binding protein, yielding MSTLVKLRNVTKTYQRGPEKVQVLHGIDLDIERGDFVALMGPSGSGKTTLLNLIGGLDTPSGGEIEIEGERIDRMSGGQLSTWRSQHVGFVFQFYNLMPMLTAQKNVELPLLLTNLNAAQRKRNAEIALTLVNLADRRSHRPNELSGGQQQRVAIARAIVSDPTFLICDEPTGDLDRHAAEEILQLLQQLNREHGKTIIMVTHDPKAAEYASHTVHLDKGELANAPLVAH